One Candidatus Buchananbacteria bacterium genomic window, ACATTCCCGATGTACTCATCGATTCGGAAACCAAAAAAATGGTTGATGAGCTTGAACATAACTTAAGCCATCAGGGAATTAAATTTGACGAGTACCTCACTCACCTCAACAAAACCAAGGCTGACCTCTTGCTTGATTTTGTCCCTCAGGCTATTAAACGAGTGAAAAGCGCTTTAATCATCCGCAGTGTCGCTGACAAAGAACACGTCAAAGCAACTGATGAAGATATTCAAAATGAAATCATGAAAACGCTTGAGGCCTATGGTGGTAATCCGGACGTTGAAAAACAACTCAGCTCTCAGGCATACCGCGATTACCTCAAAAATATTATTGCCTCACAGAAAGTAGTTGAACACCTCAAGTCAGTGATGGTAAAATAGAATTGTTATTCTTCAAACTAACATTATGGAGTTTGGACATCACGTCTCAATTGCCGGCGGCGTTTTTAATGCCCCGGCCAATGCCGCAACTGTGGGTGGTGAAATCTTTCAAATGTTCACCCGGTCACCGCGCGGCGGCAATGCCCCAAAACTGACCGATGACATCGTTGATTTGTTCAAAACCAACTGCCAAAAATTTGGTTTTAAACATTACTATGTTCATACTCCGTACTACATTAATTTTGCTTCAACAAATCAAAAAATTTACCAGGCATCGATCAGGATTATTCGCGAAGAACTTGAACGAAGTTCGCTCCTAGGAGTCAAGGCCGTCATGACTCACCTCGGCAGTTCAAAAGATACAACTCGCGCCAAAGCGATTGATTTGGTTGCCGCCGGATTAATCAAAGCTTTAACCGGCTACCAAGGCACTGCGCAATTCTTGATTGAAATTGCCGCCGGCTCAGGTAATGTTATTGGCGACACTTTTGATGAAATAGCAACTATTATCAAAAAAGTTCAACCAAAAGTAAAAACTACGCTTGGTGTTTGTTTTGACACCGCTCACGCCTTTGCTTCCGGCTATGATTTACGAACCAAGCAAGCGGTCAATAAAACTTTTGATCAGTTTGATCAGCTAGTCGGCCTGGAAAAACTTATTTTGATTCACGGTAACGACAGCTTGGTTGATTTTGGCGCTCGCGTTGATCGACACTGGCACATTGGCCAAGGTAAAATCGGTCTGGAAGGTTTTCGTAGCATCATCAATCACCCCAAACTAAAAAAAGTTGATATGATTCTTGAAACCCCTGATTACACCTGGGATAAAAAAAACTTAATGACTGTAAAAAAAATCCGCGATGCTCGATAACAGCGTTCTTTTTATTTTAGAGGCACTGGTAACACTACTATTTGTTCTCATCGCTTTTAGGCTCGGCAAAACCTGGCTCATAGCTTTAATAGCCGTCTCTGTTGTTTTAATGAATATTTTTGTTATTAAAGGGATGTATTTATTTGGCTTGGCAGTTACCGGTGGCAATGTACTCTACGGTTCAACTTCACTGGCAATTGACGTGATTAATGAGCATTATGGCAGAAAAGAAGCAACTAAGGCCGTAATGACCGGATTTTTTGTCACTGTTTTTTTTCTTATCAGCAGTCAATTTATTTTACATTTTCAACCAGCCGATTATGATATTGCCCAAAGCTCATTGGCAACTTTATTCACTCTGACACCAAGAATTGTCATTGGTTCAATGATTGCCTATTTGGTAGCTGAAAATTTAGATGTTTGGTTGTTTACTAAAATTAAAAAACTGACCGGCGAAAAATATTTATGGTTACGCGCCACTGGCTCAACTTGGATTTCACAACTAGTTGACTCAATTACTTTTACCGTCATTGCTTTCGCTGGTGTTTATCCGCTATTTGATTTAATTTTATTTACTTACCTCATTAAAATTATTGTTTCGATATTAGACACTCCTTTTATTTACCTTACTCGTCATTTTAAACCAAAAGAATTATGCAACTAGCCATCTGGTCGGACTCCCACGACAACATCCCCAACATCCAAAAAGCTTTAGCCTATCTTAAACAAAGAAATATTACTTTTATGATCCACTGCGGCGATTTAGCCGCGCCGGCCGTAATCAAAAAAGAGCTTGGCCCAAACTTTAATGGTGAAGTTCATTTTATTCACGGCAACGTCGCCGATCGCGAACTAAACCAAAAAGTTGCCGCTGAATTTAAAAATATTACCTGCCATGGGGACCAAGGTGAATTAGCAATTGACGGCAAAAAAATTGCTTTCAATCACTACCCCGAAGAAGCCAAAAAATTAGCCGAAACTGGTAAATATGATGTTGTCTTTTATGGCCATAATCACATTCCCTGGGAAGAAACTATTGGTCAAACTAAACTATTAAATCCGGGAACGCTGGCCGGAATGTTTGCCAAAGCAACTTTTGCTGTTTATGACACCAAAACCAATACTGCGGAATTAATCTTATTAGAAAAAATATAATTATGACTCCCAAAATTTTTGTTGCCACTAAAGCATTTATTGTTCACCAAGGAAAAGTTTTAATTGTTCGTGAATCTACGAATTATGGTGAGGGGACGAATGCCGGAAAATACGACGTCGTTGGCGGTCGCGTTAAACCAGGCGAAAATTGGAGTGACAGTTTAAAACGTGAAGTCAAAGAAGAAACCGGACTCGATATCCAAATCGGTAAACCGTTTTATGTCGGTGAATGGCGACCAGTTGTTAATAATGAACCGTGGCAGGTGGTTGGAATATTTTTTGAGTGTCACGCTACCACCGACCAAGTTCAACTCAGTCAGGATCATGACGATCACCAATGGATTGAACCGGCCAATTTCAAAGAGTATGATTTAATTCCCAATCTCAATGAGGCATTTGAAGCCTATCTATAGAATATGCCTAAAACTATTACCGTCAAAGTCACTCCGCGTTCAAGTAAAACTGAAATCATTGAGGAGTCGGATACCTTTCTAAAAATTAAACTCAAATCTTCGCCGCTCAAAGGGGAGGCAAATACTGAATTAATAAAATTTCTATCCAAACACTACAAAATTGGCAAATCTCAAATTGAAATAGTTAAAGGCTTGACCTCTCGGGAAAAATTGATTAGAATCTTACAATAAAGTTTTAAAGTCAAAAACAAAAACCGCCCAAAAGCGGACAAATTATAAAAAAATCGCCTAATTAAGCGGTTTTTTCGTTTTCCTAAGGAAAAACTATTGACAAAGTCTGGCCTTTGTGCTATTATGACCAGTTACCTTGAAAACTAAAAATCTGTCTAGAAGTCTGCAGACTGCCCAAACAGGGTCATCCTCCGGAGTGCTTCTTGTGCGCTACACAAGGAGGGGCTTCATTGTGTCTGTGGAATTTTGGGTAGCAGGTATGAAACCTTGTACCTTTTCAACAACAAACCTCCTTTCATCTGCTATCCAATGTTCTGCAGGCACGACAAGCACGAAGTTTCTTTTCTGGAAAATCTGGCTCAGGCTCGATTTTTCCAAAAAATAACCTTCTTGTCTGCAGACTTCTGAACAGATTTCTGTTCTTACTACGGAAGTCGCCTACTGGCGGCTTTTTTAGTTATTAACGTCCGCTGCGGCACCCGGATCAACAACCGCCTCGGTTGTTGTTGCGGCTACCGGGTCAACACCAACCATCCAAACTTCTGGCCATGCCACATAATGACTCTTAAATTCCTGCTCTTTAACTTCGCCGTTTGGATAGATAATGGTGTATTTAAAATAGGTGTCGGCTCCCGGATGGGCTGATTCAACTTTTTTCTTTTCGCCAGGCGCCAACTCCGTTGTTTCAATGTAGCGCGGCGCACCAGGACTGGTAACGTTATAAATTGTTGGCGGATCAGGATCAATAATTGCCTGGCGGCCGTCTTTGGTGCCGTAGAATTCGAAAACCAAAGTATCGCCTTCCATTTTAGCAATAAACAAAATATGGTACCCGGTGTCATTTAAAAATTTCAAATCCGGCGCGGGGTCATAAATGGTGGCATCCATGCCCGCCGGTTCATAATAGACAACTCGATATGAATGATTGCGGCGCTGCACAATCGGCAAACCAGAGTATAGCGCTGCCCGAAATGTTGTGGTACCAATTTGGCATAAGCCGCCGCCGTATTCCGGAACGGTTCGATTACCTTTAATCACTAACTCCTGCAAATACCCATTTTCACCGTCGATTTCTCCCAACGCATCGAGCAACGAAAATTCTTCGCCGGGGGCAATCAAAATACCGTCCAGACTCTTTGCACCGGTAGCGATATTATGCCGGCGATTTTTCGGACTGCCGGCAAAATTTGATGTGCCGCGCCCGATCAATTCCTTGATGCCTAAATTATTTAATTCTGAAGTTGCGACTTTAGCCGGATCAACTTCCACCACCAATTCAATCGGCAGGGCGCTGCCAATAATAATTTGTTGATTAATCTTCTCATAGCTCGCATCAACGCTCAGCTTTTTACCATCTTGGCTGCTTTGAAATTCCGTAACACGATCACCTTCAAGCGTAAACTTAGCATCACTGGCCGGCACGTCAATATCTTTTGCCAAAGGTGTTAAAAACTCAACAACTTTATCTTTATTAAAACCGACAACAATTTCGCCTTCTAATTCCTGGAACTCAAGCCAATTAACAAACTCCGCTTTTGGCACTGTCCAGCTTTGATCTTCATAAGCCAAAGTCAATTCATCAATCACTAAAATCTTTTCGATACTGTTGACAGCTGACGCGGTTTGATTTTTTTTGATTGCCGGCTCCTGGAACACTAAGTCCATTTGGATTGGTTCAAAATTCAAGGCTGTAATCTGATTAACCAGTTTATCAACTGCCAAATCATAATCAAACAAATATCCGGATTCTTCGCCAGTCACTGCAACGCTATCGCCGTCAATTTTTAAACCGGCATTTACTGGTGGCTTTTCCATTTCCGATAAACTGGAGCGCAGCGCATTCAACAGCTCGGCTCGATCAAGATTGTAACTAATTTGCACGCTAGTACCCGACACTAAAGCCTTAGCCTGAGCGGCAAGGTCGCCAAACCAGCTGCTGCGCCGACCGACTTGCCAGGCCTCGTCTGCCGTTTTATTCCAGTCAAAAGTCAAAATCGGCTTGGCTAAATCGGGATCAGCCGCTGTGATAGTAATGGGGTTAATCACCACTTCTTTTTCTAAAGTTTTAAAAACTAAACCTTTAGTTTGAATATTTTTTTCAATGCTATCCAAATAGCCCAAGACCTGCTGTCGCGATTGTCCGCCAACATCCAGATAGCCAATTTTTACCCCCCGATAAAACTTCTTAGCATAAGACTGTTCATACACTACTACTCCCGTAATCAACACTGTCACGAGAACCAAAAAAAAGACGGCGAAAATCAACCATCTTTTTTTACTTACAACCATCTTTTTGTTTTCCTCGCTATGCTTGCTTGGCGTCATTTTGTTTTTCCGTCTTTTAAAATCTCATTAAGGATTGCTTTGGCAATCTGTGTCTGCTCTTCCTGATCGGTCACGGCGGTTGAAAGAGTTATCCTGACATTGCTACCGACTTCACAATCAGCCGGCAAATCTTTAATTGGCCAGGTCAGGCGCTGACCGTCATCGGTAATAATCACTGCATCTTTATTTTCAAACTTTTCCAGACGAGCCGATAAAAACCGACGACTACGATTATGCTCTAGGTGTTTCATGGTAATGTTAGTCTTGCGAAACCTCAATCGGAATAGTAGTCCGTCGCTGGGTTTTTGGCAAGGTAATTGTTAAAACCCCATTTTTCAAAGTTGCCGATATCTTATCAGTTTTTACTTCAACTGGCAAAATAATCGACCGCGAAAAGCTCCCCCAGTAACACTCTTGATAAAAATAATCAACCGCTTCGTCATTAACCACCTCCGAACGACGCTCGCCCCGGATGGTAAGCATGTCATTATTCAAAGATATTCTCAGGTCTTCTGCCTTTACCCCAGCAATCGCTGACTTGATATAAATATTCTTCTGATCCTGATAAACATCAAGCAACAACTGGCCCTCCGTTTCGTCTTCAAACCAGTCGGATGAATTATCAAAATTAACTACCTCCAATTTTTGTTTTCCCCCGTTTGTCATTTTTGATTTTAACGCGTAAGTTACCCTTATTATAAAAAAAATAAAAAGAAAAATCAAGGTGAGTACGGTAGAAAAAATCGTCATTTTATGCTATACATAACCTACGAACGTTGACAAAAGTACTGTTGGAATATAAAGGACACAACCATTACCAGAAAGGAGGCTGTTGCCTTGGACAAAACCGAAACTGCCATCAGGCGTCGGGTGGTGGTGTTGCTAGTGCAACCAACCACCTATGACGACCGCGGCTATCCGCTCTCGTTTTGGCGGGGCGTCTTACCGTCAAATACCTTGAGAGTTATGGAAAGCCTTACGCACCAAGCGTTTAGCGAATCGAATGTTCCGGTCACCGACTGGGAAGTGCACAGTTTTAATGAAACGGTCTCGGCCGAGAGAATTAAGCGGCCGCGCCGACTAGTCCAGCGCTATCGTCAAAGCGGCGCGCAAGTCATTGTCGGACTCGTTGGTGTTCAGACCAACCAGTTTGTTCGGGCCCGCGATTTAGCCCGCGACTTTCTTGCAGCCGGCGTGCAGGTGGTCATCGGAGGATTCCACGTCAGCGGCTCAATCAGCTCAATGACCTGGGGCATTTCAACCGACGACACCAAACGCCAGGGCATTCCGTGCCCCGGTATTGTGCCGCCAGAAATTCTGGGCCTAATCAGTGAAGGCGTTATCGTCTTTCACGGTGAAGCCGAAACTGTCTGGCGCCAGACCCTGATTGATTTAGTGTCAGACAATATGCCCGCCAAACCAACGCTGGCCGAGATCGAACGCTTGATCAAAAGTCGGCAGACCATCCCCGGCGTGTTTTATATCGGCGGACGACCGGCACTAACTGACGCGCCACTGGCAGCCTACCCGGTTGATCGCGGACGATACGCTGCCACCATGGGCACCATCGACACTGGCCGCGGCTGCCCGTTTGCTTGCAGTTTTTGTACCATTATTAATGTTCAGGGACGCGACCCCCGTTGGCGGGATCCGCAACTGATCATCCAAATGGTCAAAGACATTTGCCGGCAACATGGTAGCTTCTGGGCATTTTTCACCGACGACAACCTCGCGCGCAACCCACACATGCGCGAACTGCTTGAAGGCCTTGCTAGCCTGCGCCGCCAAGGCTATCAAGTCTCTTTCATGGCCCAGGCCGATCTGGCAAGCTTTCACAATATTCCCGGTTTCGGCGAAGCGCTTGCCCAAGCCGGCTGCCGCCAAGTGTTTTTAGGGATGGAAACGGTTAACCCTGAAAGTCTCAAACAAGCACGCAAGCGGCAAAACCGTCCCGAAGATTATGCCTGGCTGTGTGAACATCTGCACCAGCTAGACATTATGGTTCATGTCGGCTACATCGTTGGTTTCCCCAACGACACGCCGCAAAGCGTCATTGAAGACGTCAAAACAATTCGCTCGCTAGGAGTTGATATGGCGTCGTTTTACATCCTGACGCCGCTACCAGGTTCGGAAGACCACGTTCGCCTGGTCAACGCCGGTGTCGCGATGGATGACGACTTCGATCGGTACGATTCGTTTCATGCGGTGACCGATCATCCGCTGATGACTCGCAAACAACTGGAAGCAACCCATCGCCAGGCGTTCAAAGAGTTTTATCGGTCACACCATATGATCAACTCGCTACGACTGGCAAGCCAGCAGCGTTTCCGGGGTTTGTTTGGCGGTTACTTATGGTACCGTAACAGCATTTTGGGTGAACGCATTCACCCGATGATGTGCGGCTTTTGGTCAGTGCGCCGGCGTCGTGAACGTCGAGTCGACTGGCCGAAAGAAAGCTTCGTGACATTTTGGTCGCAGGAGTTGTGGCACCGCCTGCGCTACTTCGGCCAAACCATCGCCAACTTCTTTATTTTCCAGCATGTCTACTTTGAATCTCGACTGTCGGAAGAAATCGCTCGCTTTGCCGCAGACAATCGTTCGGCGCTTGGTCGCTGGCTAAAACGAAAAACCAAGCTGCCAATCGAAAAACTCCGGCTGGAAAAAGAGCCTGTTCTCAAAATGATGTCGCGTGAACTCACCGGCATTTCTGACTGGGTAGTCCGTACCTTTAGCCTCCCGCCGAGTCGAGCCTGGCTGAATGCCTTTTGGGTCAAGTATGGCCGCCAAAAGTGGGGACTTCTCTGGAAGCCTCATTGGCACCTCAAAATGGTGCCCTATGCAGTCACCGAAGTGATCTTTGCCTTACGGTTTGGGCTAACCTTGGCCCACCACTTTAGTTGCCGCTAATAAGGTAACTTCTCCTTACCGTCGCACGTTACATAACGTATCCGACGGTTTTTTATTTAACCAAATGCCTAAACTATTGACAAAATTCTAACTATATGATATAATCATTTATTAGAAAAATAAGCCAAACTATGAATTTAAAAAATCATAACAATTTGCTAATTTTAGCCAAAAAGTTAGTTATTATTCAACTACTTATTGCTGTATTTGCCTCAATTTTATTGCCGTCTGGACCAGTTTTAGCGCAAGAACCGCTGACTATTTCTAATATTGAGGTGGTACAAAACGATAAAACTGCCACCATTTCCTGGCGCACTAACCGCGCTGCGTATGGCAAAATTCAGTGGGGTATTACCACCAATAACTATAAGTGGAGCCTCCAAAGTGGTAAAAAAGACGTTGTCCAGTCTATGACTATCACCGGACTTTTTTCTGAGACTAACTATTACTTCCGTATTACCGCTTGGGATGATACCACCGAAGTCACCTCTTTTGAACAGACTTTCCAAACTAAAAAATTAAGTGATAACAAGGCACCGACAATTTCCAATGTGACGGTTGCTTACTTAACCGGTAGAACCGCAACAATCCAGTGGGAGACCGATGAGCCGGCAACGACCGAAGTTGAATATGGCTTGACTTCCGGACCGTATAACCAAAACAAGGGGGACGGCGCTCTTAAAAGAATTCATGATATCACTTTAACCGGTCTGCTTGATGGGTCACACTATCACTTCCGGGTCAAATCAAAAGATAAAGATAATAATGTCACCACTTGGTATGACATGACATTCCAAACTAAGCTGACCGAAAAAACTGACAAAGACGCTTTAATTATCTACGACATTAAACCAGCTGCCGAAAATGACGTAAGCATTACCCAAACTACTGCTGTTATTTCCTGGCGCACTAATAAATTAGCAGAAGGCTGGGTTCGTTACGGTACAACCAGCAATTTAGGAACAACGGTTTCAACCAACCCGCCACGCGATTTCACCCACACTATCACCTTAGCCGGATTAACGGCGGGGCGTACCTATTATTTTGAAATCCAGGTTCGTGATGTCTTGGGCAAAGAAATTAAAACCGAAAAATATACCTTCACAACCAAATCAACTCCGCAGTACCAAACAACCAATCAGCCCGGAACCATCGGTTCGGGTTCTGTACTTGGTGCTACCGCTTGTAATATTGATTTCAAAACTGATCTTGGTTTCTTCGGCGCTTACTACAACCTGCCGGAAGGTCACCCTGACGTTGGTCTGCCACTTGGTGGCTGGTCAAAAGTTGGCCGCGAAAATGATTGGTATAGTTCACAATATTTTTCCATGAACCGTGTTGACGGTAATCTGGTTTTTGGTACCAACTTCTTCCCGTTAAACGAGGGCAAGCCAGGAGACCCAAACTACTTTGCTGTTAACTGGCGTGCCATTATTTCCGTGCCACAGGACGGTTACTACAACTACGAAATTAGTTCAGACGACGACTCTTGGTTATTCATTGACGACGAATTAACTTCAAACTTAAACGGTATTCACCCGGCCAAGCCGGAAACCAGACAAGTATACTTAACAGCTGGTTACCACAAACTTGAAATCTTTTATGCCGACCGCGCTAAGCGTAATGCTTGGTTTGAGTTCAAGCCGGATAACCGCCTGAAATTTCATCCGTTACCAACCAGTTGTGAAATTGAAGACGTCTTAGACTACAATAATTCGGGAGTCGGCGGAGGCGCTACCACTTCAACTGGTTCAACCGGCCAAGTCCTAGGTGTTAAAACCACATCAGGAGCAACTACAACTTCAGTTAGTCCGTATGTCTGTA contains:
- a CDS encoding DUF167 domain-containing protein — translated: MPKTITVKVTPRSSKTEIIEESDTFLKIKLKSSPLKGEANTELIKFLSKHYKIGKSQIEIVKGLTSREKLIRILQ
- a CDS encoding metallophosphoesterase family protein encodes the protein MQLAIWSDSHDNIPNIQKALAYLKQRNITFMIHCGDLAAPAVIKKELGPNFNGEVHFIHGNVADRELNQKVAAEFKNITCHGDQGELAIDGKKIAFNHYPEEAKKLAETGKYDVVFYGHNHIPWEETIGQTKLLNPGTLAGMFAKATFAVYDTKTNTAELILLEKI
- a CDS encoding deoxyribonuclease IV yields the protein MEFGHHVSIAGGVFNAPANAATVGGEIFQMFTRSPRGGNAPKLTDDIVDLFKTNCQKFGFKHYYVHTPYYINFASTNQKIYQASIRIIREELERSSLLGVKAVMTHLGSSKDTTRAKAIDLVAAGLIKALTGYQGTAQFLIEIAAGSGNVIGDTFDEIATIIKKVQPKVKTTLGVCFDTAHAFASGYDLRTKQAVNKTFDQFDQLVGLEKLILIHGNDSLVDFGARVDRHWHIGQGKIGLEGFRSIINHPKLKKVDMILETPDYTWDKKNLMTVKKIRDAR
- a CDS encoding radical SAM protein, whose protein sequence is MDKTETAIRRRVVVLLVQPTTYDDRGYPLSFWRGVLPSNTLRVMESLTHQAFSESNVPVTDWEVHSFNETVSAERIKRPRRLVQRYRQSGAQVIVGLVGVQTNQFVRARDLARDFLAAGVQVVIGGFHVSGSISSMTWGISTDDTKRQGIPCPGIVPPEILGLISEGVIVFHGEAETVWRQTLIDLVSDNMPAKPTLAEIERLIKSRQTIPGVFYIGGRPALTDAPLAAYPVDRGRYAATMGTIDTGRGCPFACSFCTIINVQGRDPRWRDPQLIIQMVKDICRQHGSFWAFFTDDNLARNPHMRELLEGLASLRRQGYQVSFMAQADLASFHNIPGFGEALAQAGCRQVFLGMETVNPESLKQARKRQNRPEDYAWLCEHLHQLDIMVHVGYIVGFPNDTPQSVIEDVKTIRSLGVDMASFYILTPLPGSEDHVRLVNAGVAMDDDFDRYDSFHAVTDHPLMTRKQLEATHRQAFKEFYRSHHMINSLRLASQQRFRGLFGGYLWYRNSILGERIHPMMCGFWSVRRRRERRVDWPKESFVTFWSQELWHRLRYFGQTIANFFIFQHVYFESRLSEEIARFAADNRSALGRWLKRKTKLPIEKLRLEKEPVLKMMSRELTGISDWVVRTFSLPPSRAWLNAFWVKYGRQKWGLLWKPHWHLKMVPYAVTEVIFALRFGLTLAHHFSCR
- a CDS encoding Hsp20/alpha crystallin family protein gives rise to the protein MTNGGKQKLEVVNFDNSSDWFEDETEGQLLLDVYQDQKNIYIKSAIAGVKAEDLRISLNNDMLTIRGERRSEVVNDEAVDYFYQECYWGSFSRSIILPVEVKTDKISATLKNGVLTITLPKTQRRTTIPIEVSQD
- a CDS encoding NUDIX domain-containing protein, with product MTPKIFVATKAFIVHQGKVLIVRESTNYGEGTNAGKYDVVGGRVKPGENWSDSLKREVKEETGLDIQIGKPFYVGEWRPVVNNEPWQVVGIFFECHATTDQVQLSQDHDDHQWIEPANFKEYDLIPNLNEAFEAYL
- a CDS encoding VanW family protein encodes the protein MTPSKHSEENKKMVVSKKRWLIFAVFFLVLVTVLITGVVVYEQSYAKKFYRGVKIGYLDVGGQSRQQVLGYLDSIEKNIQTKGLVFKTLEKEVVINPITITAADPDLAKPILTFDWNKTADEAWQVGRRSSWFGDLAAQAKALVSGTSVQISYNLDRAELLNALRSSLSEMEKPPVNAGLKIDGDSVAVTGEESGYLFDYDLAVDKLVNQITALNFEPIQMDLVFQEPAIKKNQTASAVNSIEKILVIDELTLAYEDQSWTVPKAEFVNWLEFQELEGEIVVGFNKDKVVEFLTPLAKDIDVPASDAKFTLEGDRVTEFQSSQDGKKLSVDASYEKINQQIIIGSALPIELVVEVDPAKVATSELNNLGIKELIGRGTSNFAGSPKNRRHNIATGAKSLDGILIAPGEEFSLLDALGEIDGENGYLQELVIKGNRTVPEYGGGLCQIGTTTFRAALYSGLPIVQRRNHSYRVVYYEPAGMDATIYDPAPDLKFLNDTGYHILFIAKMEGDTLVFEFYGTKDGRQAIIDPDPPTIYNVTSPGAPRYIETTELAPGEKKKVESAHPGADTYFKYTIIYPNGEVKEQEFKSHYVAWPEVWMVGVDPVAATTTEAVVDPGAAADVNN
- a CDS encoding queuosine precursor transporter, yielding MLDNSVLFILEALVTLLFVLIAFRLGKTWLIALIAVSVVLMNIFVIKGMYLFGLAVTGGNVLYGSTSLAIDVINEHYGRKEATKAVMTGFFVTVFFLISSQFILHFQPADYDIAQSSLATLFTLTPRIVIGSMIAYLVAENLDVWLFTKIKKLTGEKYLWLRATGSTWISQLVDSITFTVIAFAGVYPLFDLILFTYLIKIIVSILDTPFIYLTRHFKPKELCN